Part of the Labrenzia sp. PHM005 genome is shown below.
CGTTTAGAGCTTGCTGCCGACTATCTGGTGATGGCCGCCTGGCTTGCCTATCTGAAATCACGGCTACTGCTGCCGGAACAAAAAGATGAAGACGAACCAACGGGGGAGGAACTCGCTGCTGCACTTGCCTTCCGCCTGCGACGTCTGGAAGCCATGCGCGAAGTCTCAGAAAAACTTCTGGCACGCAGCCGGGCCGGACGGGATGTGTTTTTCCGGGGTGAGCCGGAAACCATGTCCGTTGAACATAAAAGCATTTGGGACGCGTCGATCTATGATCTTTTGTCGGCCTATGCGACCCAGCGTCAGCGCCAATCGGTCACGTCTGTCCGCGTGTTAAGGCGGACAGTTTGGTCGCTGCAGGAAGCGCGTGAATTGCTGACGAAACTTGTTGGCCGGGTGAGCGAATGGGCGCCCTTGAACGCCTATCTGCGCGATTATCTTTACGACAATAAAGATTGGGCGACGATTGTTGCCAGCAGTTTCTCCGCCAGCCTGGAAATGGTGCGTGAAGGACAAGTCGAAATCCGTCAGGGCGAACCGTTTTCTCCGGTCTATATCCGCGCCATAGAACAGGAGCCGGAAGAAGATGTCTGAACCGGACCAGCTGGATCTGGAAGATGGCCCAGAAGGCACCGAAGCTCCCAAAAGTGTGGATGACCTGTCTGGCCTCCGGATGGTCGAAGCCTTGTTATTTGCTTCCTCCGAGCCGCTGTCTCTGGAAGAGCTGACCTTGCGCTTGCCCGAAGGCACTGATGTGGTCGGGCTTTTAGAAGAGCTGCAGACCCTATATGCCCCCCGCGGAGTCAATGTCATCAGGGTAGCCGGGAAATGGTGTTTCCGGACAGCCGAAGACTTAAGTTTCCTCATGCACCGCAATGTGGAAGAGCAGCGCAAACTGTCGCGCGCGGCTCTTGAGACACTCGCGATCATCGCCTATCACCAGCCGGTTACACGGGCGGAGATCGAAGAGATCCGCGGGGTTTCCACCTCAAAGGGCACGCTGGATGTTCTGCTGGAAACCACCTGGATCCGCATGCGCGGACGCCGGCGGACACCGGGGCGGCCGGTCACCTATGGTACGACGGAACATTTTCTAATTCACTTCGGATTGGAAAATGTCAAAGACTTGCCGGGCCTTGAGGAGCTAAAAGGGGCAGGGCTGCTCGACAGCGCCATTCCGGCATCCTTTATGGTGCCGACACCCAATGATGATACGGCGCTTGCCGAGGATGAAGATCCTTTGGAAGACGGCACGCTGTTTGATGATGAGACGGACGAGACCGCGCAAACCTGATGTCCAAGAATTTCACTCTCAACGGCAACGGCCATGGATTGAGCTGGGGTGCACCGGGAACGGCGAGCGCGACCATTGCGGCCGGGCTCGTTTATGAAAATGTTTCCCATGATTATGATGGGGTTCCGTCTGTCAAAAACCTGAGCCTGTCGGTTGCACCAGGGGAAATCCTGTGTCTGCTGGGACATTCGGGCTGTGGCAAGACAACGTTGATGCGCATTGCGGCCGGGGTTGAACGCCAAAGCGCAGGCACCGTCCTCATCAATGGCATGCCTGTCGCCGGGCCAGATACGTTCGTTCCGCCGGAAAAGCGCGGCGTTGGCCTGATGTTTCAGGATTATGCGCTGTTTCCGCATATGACGATCCTCGACAATGTCATGTTCGGATTGAAAAAACTCGGCGCAACGGAAAGCAAAGCGGCTGCGATGACAGCCTTGGGCCGTGTAGGTTTGGCTGATTACGCTGGGGATTATCCGCATGCCCTTTCGGGTGGTGAACAGCAACGGGTTGCGCTCGCAAGGGCATTGGTGCCGCGGCCCGGCATACTATTGATGGACGAACCGTTCTCCGGGCTCGACAAGCGGCTGCGCGACAGTGTGCGCGAGGAAACCTTGGCGGTGATCCGGGAAACCCGGGCGACCTGCATCATAGTCACCCATGATCCGGAAGAGGCGATGCGCATGGGCGATAGAATTGCTCTGATGCGCCGGGGCGAGCTGGTTCAACATGGAACAGCTGCTGATCTTTATAATCGGCCAGCAGATCTGTTTGCGGCCCGGTTCTTTTCC
Proteins encoded:
- a CDS encoding ScpA family protein, with protein sequence MAEQETQPVPVQEQSYDLLSAVHSAEERATSDPQLVVDVDGFEGPLDLLLGLARTQKVDLAKISILALVEQYLDFVAEARRMRLELAADYLVMAAWLAYLKSRLLLPEQKDEDEPTGEELAAALAFRLRRLEAMREVSEKLLARSRAGRDVFFRGEPETMSVEHKSIWDASIYDLLSAYATQRQRQSVTSVRVLRRTVWSLQEARELLTKLVGRVSEWAPLNAYLRDYLYDNKDWATIVASSFSASLEMVREGQVEIRQGEPFSPVYIRAIEQEPEEDV
- a CDS encoding ABC transporter ATP-binding protein — its product is MSKNFTLNGNGHGLSWGAPGTASATIAAGLVYENVSHDYDGVPSVKNLSLSVAPGEILCLLGHSGCGKTTLMRIAAGVERQSAGTVLINGMPVAGPDTFVPPEKRGVGLMFQDYALFPHMTILDNVMFGLKKLGATESKAAAMTALGRVGLADYAGDYPHALSGGEQQRVALARALVPRPGILLMDEPFSGLDKRLRDSVREETLAVIRETRATCIIVTHDPEEAMRMGDRIALMRRGELVQHGTAADLYNRPADLFAARFFSELNQIEGKVTSSGVETALGILPSNGMPEGAADVCIRPQGIVLSKSGLCGVKGRIRSKRFVGEVDLLTIIVDGLERPLQARVRAGSEWTTGMDVAVTTDPKDVLVFPRS
- the scpB gene encoding SMC-Scp complex subunit ScpB — its product is MSEPDQLDLEDGPEGTEAPKSVDDLSGLRMVEALLFASSEPLSLEELTLRLPEGTDVVGLLEELQTLYAPRGVNVIRVAGKWCFRTAEDLSFLMHRNVEEQRKLSRAALETLAIIAYHQPVTRAEIEEIRGVSTSKGTLDVLLETTWIRMRGRRRTPGRPVTYGTTEHFLIHFGLENVKDLPGLEELKGAGLLDSAIPASFMVPTPNDDTALAEDEDPLEDGTLFDDETDETAQT